CACTTTATAACCCTCTTATATTTATGTTGGTTTTCCTGCTTAATGTTTTCTAAGCCTCACAGCAACATGTTATATTTACTCAGTTCATTTTACTTCTGCTGGGTTTGGATGatcaatattattattattattactaataCTACACATTTCTGATCATAGATAGTGTTCTGCTTCCTTCAGCCTTTTAAAGTTCTAAGGAAGTGTTTCATCTTCAGGCATGAAGGAGCAAAAATCTTTTGTCATTAAGGTCAGTGAAACTAGGGTTGTTTCCATCTCTGTGACTGAGTGAAATCCCAATTCTTTGATGGCAATGAGACTTTTGCTACCAAGTAAAATGATTCTGTAATTTCACTGTCTTATTTCCATAACATTACTATTTTGCTATGAAAAGAAAAGTCTCTTAcctttctgctgttcttcaaaATAATACTTTGATTTTCACAGTGTATTTCCAGAAGTCTCTCCACTGTTATTTCCTATTAATTTTGTGTTTAGTATTCAAGCATTACATATAAATGATCAAGTTTACCTTATTCAGGATAATTTAACTTACCATTCAGTCCTGTGTTTTTAGGGAAGGACAATCTGCCTCTTTTATTCATGCATATAGTGTGTCCCTCTCTTTGAGGCATTACAGACTCTACCTTATTGGccagatttttctcctgcttaATATACCGAATAGGCCATCCAATCCCtctctttcaaaacatttctagaTGGTGATTTAGAAAGGCATTCTAGCTTGTTAACTATTAACCAGCAAATGTACCTATCCATTACAATTACTGGGTTTATGGCATTGCAAAATTTCTAAAGGGGcctgaaaatacttttgttaTCTCCATTTCCCTCCCAGCTATGCCTCTGTGCATGGATCATGATCTCcctatttttcagttctgcataTATGGTAACAGAGATAACGAGAGTTTAGGCTTCTGCTCAGTGCATTTTATGCAGAAGAGATTCCAGTGAAGTCAGCGGCATCAGTCATTGGTGGGTCCTCTTGTCCCACCTGTGTTTTTGAATCATTTGCTCCTAACCCCGTTCAAAGTTTTACTCTGTACATGTAAGGAAAACCTTTGAAAAATTCTGTGTATTCTTTCTGGGAAGGCTGACTCCCTTGTCTTTTGGAGGCGCAGAGAAGGGCAGGCAGGAAATGATAAAGATTTGTAATCATAAGGGAATTTGATAATTGCTTCCAGCAATAGATTGGGTCAAGAATAAAAGTTGTAAGACAGTATTGGAGTTCTTTGGGTATGTTTGCTGTGTTTGCTGTGTAGTTTAGAGATAACTGAACTATATTTAACTCAGATAACTTAAGTACCTTCAGCACTCTAACCTGACAGCACAGAGCTCAGCTGTGCTGATTAGGTGTACATAAAAAGAATGGCAGTGTCAGATCTCTGCACTGGATGATCCTATACAGCAATAACAGATCACATGAATCAGCGTACTGATAATCTACCTTTGATTTTGTGGCTAAATTAACTAGGATAAATGCAATATAATGAATCTCTGAGGGTCTGGCATCTTTTATTATGCAGAATCTGAAGCAGTTTGAAAGCTCTTACATTCACAAAATTGTTTATGTTTTATCATTCAAATGGACCAGTGTAGATTAGTGTTGGCTGTTCCTCGCTTATATTCTTCAGACAGGAGATTCATGTCCTTCCCTGTACAATCAAGTATTTCATGTTCCAAATGGTACTTGAGTTCTGCTGTTCCACTGGCTGCTTATGCCTAGTATGTAGGGCAAAAGGgacaatatgtatttttcagaataCATGCAAAAGAAACCAACTGCTGTAACTGATCTCCTTGTCTTTGCTCCTTGTTGCAAACAGAGCTGTTTAGCAAAAGTGACAGTGCTTAAAATTCTAATGCCAACCTTCTTAAAAACTGAATTGAATTTCTGTCAAGTACTGTCACACTTGCTAAACAGCTGTGTATATGAAGGTCACCTTGAATACCCAGATTTGAGTCTCTGCTTTAACTGTTCTTCTGCCTTGATAGGATCTCCTATGACCAATTCTTCAGTTTGACAGTCCGGATCATACACTGTGCAGAGTTGTAGGAGCACAAACAGAAGAACCAGCTATGGAGAAGGGCTGGAGAGTACAGAGATCTCCAGTCAGCTCTGGCCCTGTGTCCCTTTCAGGGGCTGGGTACAAATGGGTATGCAGCATGACTGTCTCTGCTTTGGCCTTGCCAAGCTGGTGTAATTACTGCAGGGAGCTGTTAATCAGACAGTTTAAGTTCCAGTTTAAACTGAATCATCTTCCCTAACCAAGTGGAGTGAAAAATTGACATGCCTTGACCAATTCAGCTAGACTGTAAGATTGGTTACTTAACATtcactttttctctttcacctAAAATCTTTAATGATATGGGAGACATTGGTGGACTGGGACTGTGGTGGTGTTGGTTCAGGCTGGAGTTCTGAGCAGGTAATATATTTTGTATTGCTGAATGTTTGTAGAATCAAAAATTTCCTTAATGATGTTTGTTTCCCTTCCACTAATTCTGTTTGACTTTCTGTCACTGTAGAGCAGGAGAAGGGAGACCTATCAAAAAAATACTCTCATATGAGCTACACCCTGTTTGCAGAGGACCACATCAAGTTTCACACAGGAGAAGCAATGTACACTTTTCTTGTAAACAGCCAGTAGTACAGCACTTGCTCTTCTTGGAAGGTGAGAGCCGAGTCAGCAATTGATGTGATCTTTAGCTTTCCTGTTATTTATTATTGGTAGTGCATGGACCAACACTTGTTCCTCTCATCTCAGCAACATGGACACACACCTCTTGTAGGCACCTCCTCTGAGCCACAACCATTTGTTGTCCTCCACTTTTGCATTCTCAGTATACAAGTACAGTCTCTGATCTTCAGAAAATGGTgtcagaggagggagggagggagctacCACTTAAGCATTCACCACCATTCATGAGCCTATCTTTTGTCCTTCACTTTTCTCTCCAGCCTATCATGAGACACAGTAGAAATGAGATCCTCCTCTGAAGAGGCGGATATCATCTgattcttaaaatactttttggcTATGATAACTTTCTAGTGAATTGTTTATTGTagtatttctttgctgttaaCCATTTCTTATCTACCATTCCACTGTTCctcaaataaaagcaacatGAAGTACCTTTTGAGTTTgcaacaaatatttatttaacaaaatgGATGCCACCAACATATCTCCAAAATGCAAGTATGTATAACAAATGTAACAACAGTTGGTTTCCAAAATGAAATCAACATCAAATTTAAGGCAGGATATTCTGTGAATTTTCATGCAAGAGCATATTCAAATGTTCCTTTATCCAACCCCTCAACTTCATCTTCCCACGTAGAAGAAGGCATACTACTGTAGGGGTCTAGCAAGATTTTGAAGCATCTGATAATTAGAAGTCccaagaaaacacacaaaatccCCACAAAGGCAAAGCCAGTTTTTTGCTCTAAAGTCAGAGGGAAGGCAGACATTTCGTTGACACTCATGCTGGCTGAAGTGTTGCTGCAGTAATTACTGCTCATCATTGGGTATCACATCCTGATGACTCTGTGGGATTTTCACCTCTATTGCTTCTTTGCCTGCATAGAAAAGTAGAATCAGGTTGGTTAGGTCTAAATAGGGTGTGTATATCTGAGCTGCAGCACACGAAGGtttggaaatgaaaaccagCTTGGATTTTAGTAGCACCCTGTTGTTTTTTCACATGTAAATTAATGTCATAAAATCGCGACTTTTAGCCTCTACACACCATCCACTTACTGGCATCTGTGATGAGACAGCAAAGTCATAATTTTCTGGCTTTCTGTCTCCTCAAAACAGAGCAATTTCAGCACATGGCTGTCGCAAACAGTGCTTTGTCAGACTGGCCACAATCCTACAGATTCTGATTTGGCAATACTCACCAAGGTCTCCAACTGGAGAAACCAGTATGTTTTGTGAAATGGCTTTACACCTCAGTCCTTAAACTAGTTAAACTCACACTGACCTCAAAGGGAGTTTCAGCCAAATAATGTGGATTTTGCTTATGTAATTTAGCTtataaatctaaataaatagatacaacttgtaaaataaaacattgtgtGTGCAATTTTATTGAAGTCTTGGGCTCcgttttcagaaaaatgctgtgtgcATTTTGAGCTTGTAAGAAAGTGAGCATATTGGTAAAATTGTCCCTTCACCTTCCTCTATACACATCCACTCTTGTGTACTTGAGGAAGGATTGGTGGGAGAAGAGATGTAACAGAAGTAAATTCCCTTCCCTAAAGCTTGCTCTCATTTGTTTCTTCTACGTGGTCTTCCCCATTGAATACATACACATCCTGCCATTTTTACAGGCCTAGCATACACCAGGACTGACCATGCTCCTCGTGGAGCTCAGGGGACTGACCCTGATCTGTGTCCTATGGAGGCAGGATGCTTGAGCATCTCCAGCCCGCCATTGCCACCAGGAGAGCTCTGTGTGTTTCCAGCCAGGagagacttttatttttgtcattttaagatCTTATGTATGGATTTATAGTTGGGGGTGGGAATcgttttgctttattttaggTTTTCCATCAGATATTGAAATCGcatctttcttttgtctttataGACAACAGGAGAATTGGAAGGACTGGGACATCAGAAGTGCCAAAGGacaaaggcatttttattcTAAGGTTGCAGCCTGAGGTTTTTTGGCTCTTGCTAACACCTATTTCACTAAGGCGCCTTGGGAAAACTCTTTGTTAACAATTCAACCGTCTTTCCCCCCAGGGAATTCCCAGTATCCATTTATTTCTTGGCAGAGTAATTAGGCCACTcagagctctgtgctgccaTGGCTACACTGCTTCAGGTACCTGCACTGCTAGCCAGTTTAAAGGGAGCTCCAGTATCTCTACTCTATACTGCAGTCATGGCTGAAACTAGCTGTATCCTGACTTAGCCTACAATTAATAACAACagggaaagtaaaaataagatttGGTATTCCTGAGAAGGCAGAAATGGACAGAACTTTTATCCTGCTCAGTGTCTCCTTTCTCACTTCAGAATTTGTGGGATTTTTGAATACTATCCTAAAGaatgagaattttaaaacagGGATTAAAAGAGCAAGGCACAAGTCGCTTTCTTTTTGCAATAACCCTCAATATAGTAGGTATTAAATAATATGGTTTCTTATCACAGTCTTTACACGTTTGCCAGAGCATAACAACCAACATTCTGTTTATTCTATAGAGCTGTGTATGAGATCCTTCCTTGTTTTGAATGATATTCTGCTCTTTGGGTCATGCTGTTTTAATACCTGTTAAGTTGGAGAAAAGATCAAGATACGGCCTATGGGAATTAGACGTAATGTCAACAAcaatcaatatttattttctgaaaatatatcaTAGATAAAGCCCACCTGCTGTACAGATTTTCATTGGGCATACTTCCAATTTTTCTATTAAGTTTGAccttctgtaggaaaaaaaaaaatcacagaaagttCAATATCACAAATTTATGTCACAAATCAGTTGATTTGAACAAGAGCCAGTCAAGCAAAAAAAACTACCTTCCAAAAGTCCTAGGACACTGggttataaaaattaaattaaaggcTTATACTAGAAAATGATATCTTGACACTACCTGGGAAAGCCAGACCCAAACTCCCAGCTGCTATCTTGAAAGACACAGAGAGAAATCATAGGGATAGGCTAGCCATGGAGAACCCTGCATTTGAGCTGAGTCCAGCACAATATGTATGTGTTTGAGGTGACGTTTCTTCATGATAGATAGTCATATTCTAAGAATATGACTTCCAGTCTTACTAATTTTGCAGGTTACACACTGGAATTAGTGGGATTTGTTTGTAGAATTTGTGCTTGTCAGGAGACGTTATGGGACAGATCTCTGTGCAAGGCTTGACTGATGCTGAAACAGGGAGTGGTAAGAAATGGATATCTTAGTCTTATTTGGCAAGAGTCTGGCTGAAAGAGCTGCATGAGAAAACAGTGGGCATTTTGCTGGGGGGGAATTAATTCTGGGAAACTCTAATATGCAGCTTTGTGTTCTCTTCCTTGTCCTGAATTTCAGAAATTGTAACTGAAGCCTTAAAGTTCACAGAACATTTGCTCTAATTATGTATTACCAAAACTGTGGTACCAAGACTGACCTTGAGtgcctttttattgttttcacaTTTTAGTGCTGCATACCGGTTAGATGTCCTCTCCCAGTTAGTCAGATATCCTTTCATCTGCTGCAGTGTATGTGTCAAGTCATGAGTCAGAAGACTATGAATACTAATGAGCATGGCCTGGATCCAAAAATCCTTGAAAATAACCTTTAGGGCAGTATGATGGGGACAGGCATTATATCAGTTAGAATCTGCAGAGTCATTTTATAGGGGCTGGCCTCAGACTGATCTCTCCTGACTTTTCTTATAGGTTAAGACTCTACCCATCCTTTGATTCATTGCCCATATAAAAACACTGGCATAAAGAAAGGCTCCTTCACATCCTGCTGTGAAGTGAAAGGCCATTGGAGGCCCTTGTGAGGCCAAAAGAAACAATTGGAGTcctagagaaaataaaaatggggaaaattgCTTAGCACAGAGACCACTGAGGTAAGGAAAATGGACATAcgagctgggggtgctggctgcacctATGGAGGGTGAAGGGGAACACCATGGCCACTAAGTATTGTGGGGCAGCTGGAAAAAAGATGTTGAAATTCTTAGTCTAGCAGCATCATCAGGCCAACTCTGCTAATGTTTGGTGTGGATTGAAGATCCCAGCCCCAACTCTTTGGTGCTTTGGATGTCACTTTTTTCAGACCTAGCCTTTACCCTCATGTTTTCAGAGATACTGAGAAGATTAAGAAAGTAGCCAGTAAGTGTTAAATAAAGACTTACTCAATAATCTTCCTTGCATTTTGGGTTTCAGTCCTTCCCTCACTGAACCCCCTGTAGTTTTGCGGGTTTTTTGTAATGGCTCAGTACTGGAAATGAGTACCTTCAACGTCTGCTCAAGCTGGGAGCATTCATCCTCTTGACATGATTAAGTCTCAGGTGCCTGAAAACTCACTTCGTAAACGATGGTGTGTAACAAAATGGACTAAATCAGTTGCCATCTGTTCTCCCCTTGGATGTCTGCAGCCCAACTGCTGGCTCGTGGATCTAGTCATTCTGAAGGTACTTCAAATAGCTTCAGTCCTGAGCTTGTGTTTGAGTGACAGCAAACCTGACTTGAAAAGGTGTTAGTGTGGTTAGGGACATAAACAGGCATCCTCTGTGAGTTTCAGAAGCACCTCATTTGCACTTAACTATCTGCTCAAGGAAACCGAACTGTATTCCAGGAATGCTATCGCAGGAATTGGGCATAGGAGGTGGTAGGGTGAAAGGATTAGCAATGGAGAAGACCTAATGAAATAGCAATCAGCATGAATTTGGAATTCTCCAAAGGGTCTGAGCTATCTGAGTTAACAACACATGGCCGGAAATGCTGCAAAACCAGCTCTATGATCACACAGCCAACCTGTCATGCTCATGTGCACACTGCATGCCTGTATTTTCTAAATTGCTGGGGAGAAGACTGTCTCTTCAGGGTACGGTTTATAAAACAACATACAGGGAGGTGTAAGGTAGGCAGGTCAGGGCATGGATGCCCAGCAAACGAAGGCGCTGCTAACTGTTCCGCAAGGAGAGCAAAGCCCCACGACACCAGGCAGTGTTTTTGCAGCACAGTTACTCAGGGTGCAGGCAACACTTTTTCACATAAACGGCACTCCCCTGCAAAGAAGCTGCAGCCGGGCAGCGACACTTCCAGCCTTCAGAGAAGCAATGAAttgcaaaaatgagattttctgCTTAGTAAATACACAAGCCTGGAGTCTGCATTGGATAAGCGCTCCTGTGCCGTGAATTCACATGTGTGGTCTAGATTTGGATACTATAGGgaggcaggaaaataaaacGTTCACTGGCATCATCCTTAACTTGTGGACGTGGGAAAGCGTTGCCTGCTTCCCCGGGGATGGAGGCTGCGAGAGACCGAGCACCTGCAAAGCAATTGTTGCTGTAGGATTGCGCGCACAGCCTTCGCTTGCATCGGCCCCGCTCTCCCTGGGAGGGCAGATTTACGCGCTtaccctccctctgcccctcggcCGACCGCCCCCcgcccgtccccgtcccccgccgccgcgccagGGGTGCCCCTCGCCCGCAGGTAGGTGCGGGCCGGGCGGTGCCGCAAGATCAGCCCCGCCGcgcctcccccccgcccggcccggcccggcccggcccggcccggcccggcccggctcggccctCCGCGCCGCCCGCGCTACGAACCCTTCTCCTCCGCGCCCGCGCTGCCCATGGTGGCGGGGCGCGGAGCCTTCCGCGGCTCCGGGCCCGCTTCGCCGGCTGTCGACAGCCCGGGCTGGAGCCCCGACGGCTCGcacggctccggctccggccccgGGGGACGGGCGGTGGtcccgggcggcgggggcggctcGCCCGGGCCCCCCTCGCCGCCCGGCGATGCGACCCCGCCGGGAGAGGCTCAGAGCGccctaattaaaaaattaaacacgGGCGCTGCTGccaccgcctcctcctcctcctccccgcccgcccccttCCACCGCTATTCAGCCGCGCTCCTCTCCAGCCCCCCTTTGCACGGATTAAACTGAGGAGCGTGGAAACTTCCTGCAAAACACTACGTGCGGCGCATCGGTaagggcccggccccgggccgcTGCGGAGCGGTGCGGGAgcagccctcctcccccccgctcccccgccgcccAGGCCGGGTATCGGGGCCTCGGAGGCTGGGTGGTCCCTGCAGCCATGGAGGACCGGGCTGCGGTACCCGCAGGAGCGGGGCTGCCGCCCTCCCGGAGCCGGGAGCCCCGGTaccggcgggcggcggggcgccgTTGACCGAGCGGCGCAAGCCCTGCCGCCGGTGCGGAGCGGGACCTGTAGAGCCGCGCTGGGCGCAGCGGGGCTGTTCTGCTCGCCCGGGAAGAGCCACCGTGCCATCGGCCGGCAGGGCTTTACGCGCTGCTGCCCGGTTGCTTTGCGTGGTGAGCTGAAAGCCTCTTGGGCTGCAGTTGCAGCGTGGCCTCGGGTCCTCCCAGTAGCTTTAAGAGTAATCATGGTTAACGGAGAGAACATGTGGCGACATATAGCTGGGAGGTGCTGCTGGTGCAGAAGCCTAGACCTCGCTCGGTACCCTTTCATTAGCTATGTTTAGCTGATGCTCGTTGTATATTAGAGAGGCTTCCGTTTGCCACAACAGCAGGTGTTTAAGGCggagaaggaaagaggatttcttttcccaaagctGGATCTGTATATTGCACTAATAAACAGCAAATCTGTTTCAAATGATAGTGATTCCATACTTGTATGCCACCCCGGTGAACATGCCCCTGCAGGGATGCACGGGGGTCAGTGGAACAGGACTCTATCATAGCGCCATGCATCACGAGATTTTTGAGGCTACTGTAGAGCTACTAGCAGAATTTGTTctctacaaaataattttcaaactCCACTTGTTTGTTGCTGCATGCAATAACACTAGGATAGGTtaaacctttttcttcctaatgcGAGCTGGGGTTTTGCACTGCCTGCCATTTTAATGCCTGATTCCTCTGCTGTGTCTGCAGTGGGCTTCTGAGCACTGGGTAGTctcaaaaaaaagctttctcctGCTAATAGAACTAATGGTTAAACTGATGGTTAACTGTGCACTCGCTAATGGTTAGTAGTTTGATCTTCTAATGTTGCAGCATCAGGCATGTGGTAAACAATGTCTGTTGCTGAAATTACAAGTCAAGCTAATTTTTGAAGTGCCTCTCATACTTAAAGATCCCTGAAAACTTTATAAATAGATTGTTTTAAATAGTATAAGATTGTGCTTTCAGAATATGTATTTAAAGAGCCTCTTCTGTTCCTAAGGAgctctagttttcttttttagcccTGTCCCTGATTTACTTGGGGTCCCATGAAGGTCTCTCGTGAGAGGGAAACAGCTATGGCTTGGGATTTTGGGATGAGCAAACACACAAGGGCTCAGAATTACATGGTGCCCCCTCAACATAGCACAACTGTTTTGGGAGAGTGACATAAATTCAGACTTTTCTGATAATTGTTGAGCATTGCTATACTTGGAGAACCTTACTGTAAGTAGGTCTTTGGAGTAGCCAGAACCACTATGTCTGCTCTGGCTGGGAACGAGGGGCAATATTAACAGTAGAAACTCATAACCTCTGAGTGCATGCGTCTTGCCTCTTTTGTCAGATTTTGGGCATGGACGCTGGGTCTTTCACTACCATTTCTCCTGGAAAAGGTTTACTTGTGGGATCTTCCTCTCCATAGATATGATATCCTTTCCTCTCGTTATTCTTGTAGGAGTGAATGttaagaggggtttttttcagtcatgaAATAATTGCCCCTCTTCTACTATGGTGTGGCAGATGTTGCTGAAATCAAGAGATTATTTCTAGGAATCTGACACTcatgttctgttttaaagactTTACTTCTGGTTTTATGTGTTGGAGATCCACTTTTCATGGaaatgaaactggaaaagaaactgGCACCAGCAACAGGGAATGAGCCTCCTTCTTCAGCTACCAGTAGTCAGCAGACAAGTAACactgtttgtttctgttcaagaggttatattttaaaatggaaaagtgaTGGAATGAATTaatcttttcctgtatttcattgctttttcacTTGAAAGTCACTAGTTTTGCTCTTGCACAGGAACAGTGATTTTCTGTAAGGCAAATGGGATAGCAGTGTATATACAACGGTTCTGGATAAATGGAAAATGGAGCATTCACTactctttcagtttctttatcAGGCTCCATCTTTGTATTCAACAGAACAATAACTGTTACTTCCATCTGACTTCAATCATATTTGCTATTGGTTCAATCCTTATTTTGAGGAGTGCTGTGTGTCCTCAAAGGAGAGCCCATGAACAGAAACAGAGATTTTATAATCATCTAGTAATTCGGTACATTGACCTTGCAAATTCAACTGGCCTAATTTAAGGTTGGGCAATGCACTTAAAGCCAAGTGGGGGCCAATGAGTGAAAGGTAATAGGGAACTCTTAGAGCTATTAGCTGGTTAATAGTTTTCGATGTTTAAGGATCATTTGAGTGGTGTAAGTGTCAAGAAATTGTAACTATTGTAAGGGATAACCACCTCCATTGTaacttgcttttcagtttaGCTTTAAACAGCTCTTTGATTGCTCCTTCACAAGCAAACTCTCCCTTCCTTTAGTTCCTAGAAATTTCAAATAGGCTGATGAGGGTAGAGTCAGTGAAGAATAGTGTGCACAGAAGAAACAGGTCAAGTTGAAACTCCCCTCCTAAGCAAATTTAAGCAAGTCTAAGCAAGTTCATGAGAACATGCATCATTAGAAG
This region of Buteo buteo chromosome 13, bButBut1.hap1.1, whole genome shotgun sequence genomic DNA includes:
- the CTXN2 gene encoding cortexin-2 — encoded protein: MMSSNYCSNTSASMSVNEMSAFPLTLEQKTGFAFVGILCVFLGLLIIRCFKILLDPYSSMPSSTWEDEVEGLDKGTFEYALA